One Candidatus Hydrogenedentota bacterium genomic window carries:
- a CDS encoding DUF5011 domain-containing protein, with the protein MTRSVASLGEVSPGILGFVVSLNIVAASDIAPFVTALSVVEYLPDGWVYDGTYGNPMPVASIGQGVLQLLWENVPDLSSPLAVEYHLRVPQALAGAVLFGRVVYATEAGPQESPDVITNPNEINCLFMARSASLAGYVPGAEVTFTVTVNSFCLEPVTALAVVEECPAGWTFVSATGVADAGGVEPDPGASGPLEFVWLSAVSVFPHSFTYTVAVPEDFSGDAMVSGRVLSRLSGPELLSPVVETPLDYLDTVPPVIVITGGSPVTVECGGLYVELGATATDNVDSAVDVTVDNSAVNTAVPGDYTVYYRAQDTAGNSAQETRTVQVVDTTAPVVVMDGGEAQSGTCSVPLTLHTATASDACDGSVPAVAADLGGLNPASPAVGVYEVLFEAFDGAGNRGTAVLTVSITDSQTPLLVLNGANPLSVECGAVFNDPGATATDSCAGNLTAAITVEGTVNTAEPGLYLLTYTVEDPSGNVASLARDVEVADTTPPVIALLGPSTVTITQGTPYTEPGYTATDLCSGDLTAEVNVTGSVNINVVGAYELTYAVSDGAGNPAQTTRTVNVVSDSAPVITILGDNPATVECGDPYEDAGAEADDAEDGDLTLYIVVENLVNPGAAGVYRVIYSVTDADMNTTTAERTVILQDTAAPALELLGDNPLVVQCGYGFNDPGATALDACLGNLDAAISVYSEVDASTPGTYPVVYAVSDASGNESEASRTVEVVDTVGPMVFLQGDNPMQLECGTPFVEPGTIGSDACSGEVPVESTAALENFGAVGPVTVQYSAQDNAGNVTTVTRTVNVVDTTPPVLSLVGGSLVLVPLGSPWVEPGYTAVDACAGDITGGVSVTGSVNTDLPGDYPLTYVSIDGAENSAEAERIVRVTPGTPPAITLNGDNPMTVECGAAFQDPGATASDAEDGDLTAAISVDGSVDVSVPGWYVLSYAVADSGGLSDLETRSVQVVDTAAPVVALLGDNPLSLAVGAAYTEPGFTAGDACAGDVTAGVVVGGTVDTSAPGTYVLTYSAQDAAGNTGSASRTVVVGGVDYCALTDVDILRPTGNVLTPFVTSTASVPLRSRPVFSSTDCVTGTVSVEYFVNGVSRGASTDAAGDYPVTVALGNGRYELAAVATQQETGAVVTASRVFSVIGAQINRYGYLDNPFPSLPLDGDLFENTLAVTGYYRVIAMASAYCEEEVGLAADIVLAAEYPDNPGQTVTVRVPRGAIPCGYQAIIILTLSDSIEGLVGYDQAPVMAATPEGLVQGGLFFDVSIIIASREDVLAGGEIPYAELDNAWLADNPVSFTLNGLSFTPGRVPVFLSHPTDIQPLGDADVNLFAAKGAWSGVNTGGFMVQGDALTGSATALSVFAPFERRATLAFSPNIAYGVVFGRAVLEETLERTFVVTNVGDLPVSGEAAIAGDGAFTVVGEAAYTLQPGQSAEITVAFTPAEIRDYEAQLQLTGDPEGLHSARLLGSGTKGRTNLFGCGPGTAAGGGDWAVLLAVCALLALGGGLRGAAGRAR; encoded by the coding sequence GCGTTGCCAGTCTGGGGGAGGTGTCCCCGGGAATATTGGGGTTCGTGGTCTCCCTGAACATTGTCGCCGCGTCGGACATTGCCCCCTTCGTGACAGCCTTGTCGGTAGTCGAGTATCTTCCGGATGGATGGGTGTACGATGGCACCTATGGAAATCCAATGCCTGTGGCCAGCATAGGGCAGGGCGTCCTGCAACTGCTTTGGGAGAATGTGCCCGACCTGTCGTCCCCTCTGGCGGTTGAATACCATCTGCGGGTTCCGCAGGCGTTGGCAGGCGCCGTCCTTTTCGGGAGGGTCGTTTACGCAACGGAAGCAGGACCACAGGAGTCTCCGGATGTCATCACCAACCCAAACGAGATTAACTGCCTCTTCATGGCCCGCTCCGCCTCACTGGCCGGATATGTGCCCGGCGCGGAAGTGACGTTCACGGTCACGGTCAACAGTTTCTGCCTCGAGCCGGTCACCGCGCTGGCCGTGGTTGAAGAGTGCCCCGCCGGTTGGACCTTCGTCTCCGCGACGGGCGTTGCCGACGCCGGCGGCGTGGAGCCCGATCCCGGCGCGTCCGGACCCTTGGAGTTTGTCTGGCTGTCCGCCGTTTCGGTCTTTCCGCACAGCTTCACCTATACGGTGGCCGTGCCGGAGGACTTTTCGGGCGATGCGATGGTCTCCGGCCGCGTGCTCAGCCGCCTGAGCGGTCCCGAGCTCCTTTCCCCCGTGGTGGAGACGCCCCTCGACTACCTCGACACGGTCCCGCCGGTCATCGTGATCACCGGCGGTTCCCCCGTGACCGTCGAATGCGGCGGGCTCTACGTTGAACTGGGGGCGACCGCCACCGACAATGTGGACTCCGCGGTGGATGTGACTGTGGACAACAGCGCCGTGAACACCGCCGTGCCGGGCGACTACACGGTCTATTACAGAGCCCAGGACACCGCGGGCAACAGCGCCCAGGAAACCCGGACGGTGCAGGTGGTGGACACCACCGCCCCTGTGGTCGTCATGGACGGGGGGGAGGCCCAGTCCGGCACGTGCAGCGTTCCCCTGACGCTGCACACCGCCACCGCCTCGGACGCCTGCGACGGCTCCGTTCCGGCGGTGGCCGCCGATTTGGGCGGGCTCAATCCCGCATCTCCGGCAGTGGGCGTGTATGAAGTGCTCTTCGAGGCGTTTGACGGCGCGGGCAACCGCGGAACGGCCGTCCTGACGGTCAGCATTACGGACAGCCAGACCCCGCTGCTTGTTCTTAACGGCGCGAATCCGCTCTCCGTGGAGTGCGGCGCGGTCTTCAATGATCCCGGCGCCACGGCGACAGACAGTTGCGCGGGCAATCTCACGGCAGCGATCACCGTGGAGGGAACTGTCAACACCGCCGAGCCCGGCCTCTATCTGCTGACCTACACGGTTGAGGACCCCTCCGGCAATGTGGCGTCGCTTGCGCGGGATGTCGAGGTGGCGGACACGACGCCCCCCGTGATCGCGCTGCTGGGGCCGTCCACGGTCACAATCACCCAGGGAACTCCCTACACCGAGCCCGGATACACCGCGACGGACCTCTGCTCCGGCGACCTGACGGCGGAGGTGAACGTCACGGGTTCTGTCAACATCAACGTGGTCGGCGCCTATGAACTCACCTATGCCGTCTCCGACGGCGCGGGGAATCCCGCCCAGACCACCCGAACGGTAAACGTGGTTTCGGACTCCGCGCCCGTCATCACGATCCTGGGTGACAACCCCGCAACCGTTGAGTGCGGAGACCCCTATGAGGATGCGGGCGCCGAGGCGGATGACGCCGAGGACGGCGACCTGACCCTGTACATTGTGGTGGAGAATCTCGTGAACCCCGGCGCGGCGGGCGTCTATCGGGTCATCTATTCCGTCACGGACGCCGACATGAACACCACCACGGCCGAGAGGACGGTCATTCTTCAGGACACGGCCGCGCCGGCGCTTGAACTGCTGGGGGACAATCCGCTGGTGGTGCAGTGCGGTTACGGTTTCAATGACCCGGGCGCGACCGCCCTGGACGCCTGCCTGGGCAATCTGGACGCCGCCATCTCCGTGTATTCAGAGGTGGATGCCTCCACGCCCGGCACCTACCCCGTCGTCTACGCGGTCAGCGACGCCTCGGGCAATGAGAGCGAGGCGTCCCGCACCGTGGAGGTGGTGGACACCGTCGGGCCGATGGTCTTCCTGCAGGGAGACAATCCCATGCAGCTTGAGTGCGGCACGCCCTTTGTGGAGCCCGGCACCATCGGAAGCGACGCCTGCTCGGGCGAAGTGCCCGTGGAGAGCACCGCCGCGCTGGAGAATTTCGGCGCCGTCGGCCCCGTCACGGTCCAGTATTCCGCCCAGGACAACGCGGGGAACGTCACGACCGTGACCCGCACGGTCAACGTGGTGGACACCACGCCGCCGGTTCTCAGCCTGGTTGGCGGGAGTCTGGTGCTTGTGCCCCTGGGTTCGCCGTGGGTGGAGCCCGGCTACACGGCCGTGGATGCCTGCGCGGGGGACATCACCGGCGGTGTGTCGGTCACCGGTTCTGTGAACACGGACCTTCCCGGCGATTATCCGTTGACCTATGTCTCCATTGACGGCGCGGAGAACAGCGCGGAGGCGGAGCGCATTGTGCGTGTCACCCCGGGGACCCCGCCGGCAATCACCTTGAACGGTGACAATCCCATGACCGTGGAGTGCGGCGCGGCCTTCCAGGATCCGGGCGCCACGGCCTCCGACGCCGAGGACGGCGACCTGACTGCGGCCATTTCGGTGGACGGATCCGTTGATGTCTCCGTGCCGGGATGGTATGTTCTTAGCTACGCCGTCGCCGACAGCGGCGGCCTTTCCGACCTCGAGACCCGTTCCGTGCAGGTGGTGGACACGGCGGCCCCCGTGGTGGCGCTGCTCGGGGACAACCCCCTCAGCCTGGCGGTGGGCGCGGCCTACACCGAGCCGGGCTTCACCGCCGGGGACGCCTGCGCCGGCGATGTGACAGCGGGCGTTGTGGTCGGGGGAACCGTGGACACGTCGGCGCCGGGGACCTATGTCCTCACTTACTCGGCCCAGGACGCCGCAGGAAACACAGGGTCCGCCTCCCGGACCGTGGTCGTGGGCGGGGTGGACTACTGCGCCCTGACGGATGTGGACATTCTCCGGCCGACGGGCAACGTGCTGACGCCCTTCGTCACCAGCACGGCCTCCGTCCCGCTCCGGTCCCGCCCCGTGTTCTCCTCCACCGACTGCGTCACCGGGACCGTTTCCGTCGAATACTTCGTCAACGGCGTTTCCCGCGGCGCCTCGACCGATGCGGCGGGAGACTATCCCGTGACCGTCGCGCTGGGCAACGGCCGGTATGAACTGGCCGCCGTCGCGACACAGCAGGAGACGGGCGCCGTGGTCACGGCCTCGCGTGTGTTCAGCGTTATCGGGGCGCAGATCAACCGCTACGGCTATCTGGACAACCCCTTCCCGAGCCTTCCGCTGGACGGCGACCTCTTCGAGAACACCCTCGCCGTCACAGGCTACTACCGCGTCATCGCGATGGCTTCGGCGTACTGTGAGGAGGAGGTTGGCCTTGCCGCCGACATCGTCCTGGCGGCGGAATATCCGGACAACCCCGGCCAGACCGTGACCGTCCGCGTGCCGCGCGGGGCGATCCCCTGCGGGTACCAGGCGATCATCATCCTCACGCTGTCCGACAGCATTGAGGGGCTCGTCGGCTACGACCAGGCGCCTGTGATGGCCGCCACGCCGGAGGGGCTGGTTCAGGGCGGCCTCTTCTTTGATGTCAGCATCATTATCGCCTCCCGGGAGGATGTGCTCGCGGGCGGGGAGATCCCCTACGCCGAGCTGGACAACGCATGGCTTGCGGACAATCCGGTCTCGTTCACGCTCAACGGCCTCTCCTTTACGCCCGGCCGGGTTCCCGTGTTCCTGTCCCACCCGACGGACATTCAGCCGCTGGGCGACGCCGATGTGAACCTCTTCGCCGCAAAGGGCGCCTGGAGCGGCGTCAACACCGGCGGGTTCATGGTCCAGGGCGACGCCCTCACCGGGTCCGCCACCGCGCTGTCCGTCTTCGCGCCCTTTGAGCGCCGCGCCACCCTGGCATTCTCGCCAAACATCGCCTACGGCGTGGTCTTCGGCCGGGCCGTGCTGGAGGAGACGCTGGAGCGGACCTTCGTGGTGACCAATGTCGGCGACCTCCCCGTTTCCGGAGAGGCGGCCATTGCGGGGGACGGCGCCTTCACGGTGGTCGGGGAGGCCGCGTACACCCTGCAGCCCGGCCAGAGCGCGGAGATCACCGTCGCCTTCACCCCGGCGGAGATCCGCGACTATGAGGCCCAGCTGCAGCTCACCGGCGACCCGGAGGGGCTCCACAGCGCCCGCCTCTTGGGCTCGGGCACAAAGGGCCGCACCAACCTCTTCGGATGCGGGCCGGGCACCGCGGCGGGCGGCGGCGACTGGGCGGTCCTTCTGGCCGTGTGCGCCCTGCTGGCGCTCGGCGGCGGGCTGCGCGGCGCGGCGGGCCGCGCCCGCTGA
- a CDS encoding ROK family protein, giving the protein MEDKRIIAVEIGGTKLQAAIGTPEGKILRVERGRVNPEKGAAGILDWVTARVEELVAECDGAASAIGVGFGGPVESATGAVLVSHQIAGWEGVALKTLLEGRFSLPVVVANDANAAGWAEYRLGAGRGARQFFYMNIGSGIGGALVVDGKLHDGQGRGAGEIGHTWVPDWTADAPGRADKLENLCSGWSIERRIRGWAGLDPASPLGKACGGDPARLTCALLADAARQGDPRALEEIRRVAQTAALALANVVTLFHPEVIALGGGVSLMGDILLHPLAEALDARAFGPYRGRYRLTPCQLEEDVVVVGALLLAGAC; this is encoded by the coding sequence ATGGAAGACAAACGCATCATCGCGGTGGAGATCGGCGGCACCAAGCTCCAAGCGGCCATCGGCACGCCCGAGGGAAAAATCCTGCGTGTGGAGCGCGGCCGCGTGAATCCTGAAAAGGGCGCGGCCGGCATTCTGGACTGGGTCACGGCCCGCGTGGAGGAACTCGTCGCCGAGTGTGACGGGGCCGCCTCCGCCATCGGCGTCGGCTTCGGCGGCCCGGTCGAGAGCGCCACCGGCGCGGTGCTGGTCTCCCACCAGATCGCCGGATGGGAGGGAGTCGCCCTCAAGACCCTGCTTGAGGGGCGCTTCTCGCTTCCCGTGGTCGTCGCAAACGACGCCAACGCCGCCGGCTGGGCCGAATACCGCCTCGGCGCGGGCAGGGGCGCCCGCCAGTTCTTCTACATGAACATCGGCAGCGGCATCGGCGGCGCGCTCGTGGTGGACGGAAAACTCCACGACGGCCAGGGCCGGGGCGCGGGGGAAATCGGCCACACATGGGTCCCCGACTGGACCGCCGACGCCCCCGGCAGGGCCGACAAACTGGAGAACCTCTGCTCAGGCTGGTCCATCGAGCGGCGCATCCGGGGCTGGGCCGGTCTGGACCCCGCCTCGCCTCTGGGAAAAGCCTGCGGCGGCGACCCCGCCCGGCTGACCTGCGCCCTTCTCGCCGACGCCGCCCGCCAGGGCGACCCCCGCGCGCTGGAGGAAATCCGCCGCGTCGCCCAGACCGCCGCCCTCGCCCTCGCCAACGTCGTCACCCTGTTCCACCCCGAAGTCATCGCCCTCGGCGGCGGCGTCTCCCTCATGGGCGACATCCTCCTGCACCCCCTCGCCGAAGCCCTCGACGCCCGCGCCTTCGGCCCGTACCGCGGCCGCTACCGCCTCACCCCCTGCCAGCTCGAAGAGGATGTCGTCGTCGTCGGGGCGCTTTTGCTGGCCGGGGCCTGCTGA
- a CDS encoding ABC transporter ATP-binding protein: MTAATLEFRGVLKRFPRFTLGPLDLTAPPGCIYGLIGPNGAGKSTSIDLVMGMGALDGGTISVFGLDHERDEVAVKRRVGYVSPELDYSPWRTVGRLIRFLRPHYPAWDDAYCHSLLKRMRLDTEERINTLSFGAKTKLAVVMALAHRPDMLLLDEPLTGLDAVSKSDLFPELLEAVQDERRTVIISSHSLSDIERFTDHLGILNRGWMVLEGQTSALIERFRMIHGECADSPPLRREDGLYLLRHEGNRFKILADTLKDPVARLQAAGFTGLTDAPVTLEELFVALVKETAS; the protein is encoded by the coding sequence ATGACCGCCGCCACTCTGGAGTTTCGGGGAGTGCTGAAACGTTTCCCCAGGTTCACGCTTGGCCCCTTGGACCTCACCGCGCCCCCGGGGTGCATCTACGGGCTGATCGGCCCCAACGGGGCGGGAAAGAGCACCAGCATAGACCTGGTGATGGGCATGGGCGCGCTGGACGGCGGAACCATTTCCGTGTTCGGTCTCGACCACGAGCGGGACGAGGTTGCCGTGAAGCGCCGCGTTGGGTATGTCAGCCCCGAGCTTGACTACTCCCCCTGGCGGACTGTTGGCCGGCTTATCCGTTTCCTCCGCCCCCACTACCCGGCCTGGGACGACGCCTACTGCCACTCCCTGCTCAAGCGGATGCGCCTCGACACGGAGGAGCGGATCAACACCCTCTCCTTCGGGGCAAAGACCAAGCTTGCCGTGGTGATGGCCCTGGCGCACCGCCCCGACATGCTGCTGCTCGACGAGCCGCTGACCGGGCTCGACGCGGTGTCCAAAAGCGACCTCTTTCCGGAACTTCTGGAAGCGGTGCAGGACGAGCGGCGCACGGTGATCATTTCCTCCCACAGCCTCTCGGACATTGAGCGGTTCACCGACCATCTCGGCATCCTGAACCGGGGATGGATGGTGCTGGAGGGACAGACCTCCGCCCTCATTGAACGCTTCCGCATGATTCACGGGGAATGCGCCGACAGTCCGCCGCTGCGCCGGGAGGACGGGCTGTACCTTCTGCGGCACGAGGGAAACCGCTTCAAGATACTTGCGGACACGCTCAAGGACCCCGTTGCGCGCCTTCAGGCGGCCGGGTTCACCGGCCTCACCGACGCGCCGGTGACGCTTGAGGAACTCTTCGTCGCCCTCGTGAAGGAGACCGCATCATGA
- a CDS encoding GntR family transcriptional regulator — translation MSPSPSKRISLPPITTAAGQPPLYQQVIDGLKQAISAGTLPPGSPLPSFRALAEDLLVSLITVKRAYEDLEREGIIYRKQGIGTFVSEDGVEKSRSAQRSEVQERLAQAVTDGTALGMTLEELNRIVADIWNRHHTKEERK, via the coding sequence ATGAGCCCATCCCCTTCCAAGCGGATTTCACTGCCGCCCATCACCACGGCTGCCGGGCAGCCGCCGCTGTATCAGCAGGTCATTGACGGGCTCAAGCAGGCGATCAGCGCGGGAACCCTGCCGCCGGGAAGCCCCCTTCCCTCTTTCCGCGCCCTCGCCGAAGACCTTCTTGTGAGTTTGATCACCGTCAAGCGGGCCTACGAGGACCTGGAACGCGAGGGGATCATCTACCGGAAACAGGGAATCGGCACCTTCGTCTCCGAGGATGGCGTTGAGAAAAGCCGTTCCGCCCAGCGATCGGAGGTCCAGGAACGCCTTGCCCAGGCGGTGACGGACGGCACGGCACTGGGAATGACATTGGAAGAATTGAACCGCATCGTCGCGGACATTTGGAATCGTCACCATACAAAGGAGGAGAGGAAATGA
- a CDS encoding GNAT family N-acetyltransferase: MISHIEPKDNVVFPCTAEVEGETFRFTLMDGSEKDLLERFGAGLEGADRVFMRMDLTNAKCIEDWAENVVAGRTRSVLVWNGAGDMVGFASLHQNKLLWTRHIGEMRIFLLGQYRMRGLGRLVAGMVLGLARTESLQIVFVNIPRLQPEIQEVLRHMGFQAEALLADWLIDPEGNTHDMIVMAYRFKERALAGGD, translated from the coding sequence ATGATTTCCCACATTGAACCCAAGGACAACGTGGTTTTTCCCTGCACCGCCGAGGTGGAGGGCGAGACCTTCCGTTTCACCCTGATGGACGGGAGCGAAAAGGACCTGCTGGAGCGCTTTGGCGCGGGCCTGGAGGGGGCCGACCGGGTGTTCATGCGCATGGACCTCACCAACGCAAAGTGCATTGAGGACTGGGCGGAAAACGTCGTTGCGGGCCGCACCCGTTCCGTGCTGGTGTGGAATGGGGCAGGGGACATGGTGGGTTTTGCCAGTCTTCACCAGAACAAGCTGCTTTGGACACGCCACATCGGCGAGATGCGCATTTTCCTCCTCGGCCAATACCGGATGAGGGGACTGGGTCGCCTGGTTGCCGGCATGGTGCTGGGGCTGGCCCGGACAGAGAGCCTTCAGATTGTGTTTGTGAACATACCCCGGCTCCAGCCGGAAATCCAGGAGGTCTTGCGCCACATGGGCTTCCAGGCGGAGGCCCTGCTGGCCGACTGGCTCATTGACCCCGAGGGGAACACCCACGACATGATCGTTATGGCCTACCGCTTCAAGGAACGGGCCCTGGCCGGCGGAGACTGA
- a CDS encoding BamA/TamA family outer membrane protein, with amino-acid sequence MLLALVCGAGHAAQQSYSVRFEGDVSRDLIGELRDISDSVQLRDREPPSENLLQRRAERDGERFTDHFHAFGYFDAHVSSAVTGEEGARSVVFSLNTGPQYTVSEVSCRVVEDSGSVRQEEPGADLSKALAPGDPALSRAILDAEERYQKRFLEAGHPFCEVLPRDVVVDRGNRTVAVTYTLRPGPQAVFGPTTIEGLADVGEDTVRRMLPWREGDVCRRSALEKARRRLQESGLFALIQITPEPGKDGPATAAMRVVLTERKHRSVGLGVDYRSDDGPGARAFWEHRNLSGLGRRLRMSGELSELEPGLEVAYDNPFFLRDDQSLSLAFKGSRLDPDPYESRSLSLSGTVERRLSEVLRLSGGLKLRFATVEQRRQEEDFLLLSSPWRLTLDRRDDRLDPASGFLLTVLEEPFVDLGDADVFFTRQEIGGSWYKALDAEENWVFAVRARLGSITGDVLEDIPADTRFYAGGGGSVRGYGFEKIGPEECGEVTGGRSLAEGSVEMRRRLTERLGLAVFVDGGAAFRSTLPDFSEDIRWGAGMGLRYYTPIGPVRLDVATPLNPRSGTDDPVQVYVSVGQAF; translated from the coding sequence TTGCTTCTTGCACTGGTGTGCGGTGCGGGTCACGCCGCCCAACAATCGTATTCTGTGCGCTTCGAAGGCGATGTCTCCCGCGACCTGATCGGGGAACTGCGGGACATTTCTGACAGCGTGCAGTTGCGGGACAGGGAGCCCCCCTCAGAAAACCTCCTCCAACGCCGCGCGGAACGCGACGGGGAACGGTTTACCGACCATTTTCACGCCTTCGGATATTTCGACGCCCACGTTTCGTCGGCGGTCACCGGGGAGGAGGGGGCCCGCTCGGTCGTCTTCTCCCTGAACACAGGCCCCCAGTACACCGTTTCAGAAGTCTCCTGCCGGGTGGTGGAGGATTCCGGATCGGTGCGGCAGGAAGAGCCGGGGGCGGACCTGTCCAAAGCGCTGGCCCCCGGGGATCCGGCGCTGTCCCGCGCCATTCTGGACGCGGAGGAGCGGTATCAAAAGCGTTTCCTGGAGGCGGGCCACCCCTTTTGCGAGGTGCTGCCCCGCGATGTGGTGGTGGACCGCGGGAACCGCACGGTCGCCGTCACCTACACCCTGAGGCCGGGCCCGCAGGCGGTCTTTGGGCCGACAACCATTGAGGGCCTTGCGGATGTGGGCGAGGACACCGTCCGCCGGATGCTCCCCTGGCGCGAGGGCGATGTCTGCCGCCGCTCGGCACTGGAAAAGGCGCGGCGCCGACTCCAGGAGAGCGGGCTGTTCGCCCTCATTCAGATCACCCCGGAACCGGGCAAAGACGGCCCGGCGACGGCGGCGATGCGGGTGGTCCTGACGGAGCGAAAGCACCGGTCGGTGGGGCTCGGCGTGGACTACCGCAGCGACGACGGCCCCGGCGCGCGGGCCTTCTGGGAACACCGCAACCTGTCGGGGCTCGGACGGCGGCTGCGGATGTCCGGCGAACTGTCGGAGCTGGAGCCCGGGCTGGAGGTGGCCTACGACAACCCCTTTTTCCTGCGCGACGACCAGAGCCTCTCGCTGGCCTTCAAGGGCTCGCGGCTGGACCCCGACCCCTATGAGAGCCGGAGCCTTTCCCTTTCCGGGACGGTAGAGCGCCGCCTCTCGGAGGTGCTGCGGTTAAGCGGCGGGCTGAAGCTCCGCTTTGCGACCGTGGAGCAGCGGAGGCAGGAGGAGGATTTCCTGCTGCTTTCCTCCCCGTGGCGGCTGACGCTGGACCGGCGCGATGACCGGCTCGACCCGGCCTCCGGGTTCCTGCTTACCGTCCTTGAGGAGCCCTTCGTGGATCTCGGGGACGCGGACGTGTTCTTCACCCGCCAGGAAATCGGGGGCTCGTGGTACAAGGCGCTGGATGCGGAGGAAAACTGGGTATTCGCCGTGCGCGCGCGGCTGGGCTCCATCACCGGGGACGTGCTGGAGGACATTCCCGCCGACACGCGCTTCTACGCGGGCGGCGGCGGGTCCGTGCGCGGTTACGGGTTTGAAAAGATCGGCCCCGAGGAATGTGGGGAGGTCACCGGCGGCCGGTCGCTGGCGGAAGGGTCCGTGGAGATGCGCAGACGGCTCACCGAGCGCCTGGGCCTGGCCGTCTTTGTGGACGGCGGCGCGGCGTTCCGCTCGACCCTTCCCGATTTTAGCGAGGACATTCGCTGGGGCGCGGGCATGGGGTTGCGCTACTACACCCCCATAGGCCCCGTCCGCCTCGATGTCGCCACGCCGCTGAACCCGCGCTCCGGGACCGACGACCCCGTGCAGGTCTATGTCAGCGTCGGGCAGGCGTTCTAG